The following proteins are co-located in the Agromyces laixinhei genome:
- a CDS encoding GNAT family N-acetyltransferase: MVELEVAADEVGDFAASLVRLQRVAYAVEAALIRDDRIPALRESEDELVAAGLHWLLETENGRIVGALAYQVDDGTVDVDRLVVDPAHHRRGIGARLVRRVLQTAPRVVVSTGRDNLPARRLYEAAGFAHERDREVLPGLYVSDYASRS; this comes from the coding sequence ATGGTCGAGTTGGAGGTGGCGGCAGACGAGGTAGGCGACTTCGCCGCATCGTTGGTTCGGTTGCAACGTGTCGCCTATGCCGTCGAGGCCGCGTTGATTCGCGACGACCGCATTCCGGCATTGCGTGAGAGTGAGGATGAGCTGGTTGCGGCGGGCCTTCACTGGCTGCTGGAGACCGAGAACGGCCGGATCGTCGGAGCGCTCGCCTACCAGGTCGACGACGGCACCGTGGATGTGGATCGCCTGGTGGTCGACCCGGCCCATCACCGGCGCGGAATCGGCGCGAGGCTCGTCAGGCGAGTGCTCCAGACTGCACCACGCGTCGTCGTCTCGACCGGTCGCGACAACCTCCCCGCGCGACGGCTCTACGAGGCAGCGGGATTCGCACATGAACGCGACCGCGAGGTTCTTCCCGGCCTGTACGTCAGCGACTACGCCTCCCGGTCGTGA
- a CDS encoding HNH endonuclease signature motif containing protein, producing MAGIREALDEIGAQLAAVFAVDTPQRLDDEELLLVAGAYEAFGREVDAHRAALAGEVAERSRVELGAERLSARKGCRSPVELLERVTQVSGSEARRRVTVGAATRPRAGFTGEPLAPEHPHVAAALTAGGLGLDAAHTIIRELGRTRTVADPAHLDTAERALVEQATGTGDGAPVRASADELAVQARAWAGFLDQDGPEPDDERAMRRRGLRLGRARDGLIGLSGELLPEIAAKLQRLLDAHLSPRSGGGFLTEAERADLAVQAETRTTDQQRHDVLAAIIDTAARSGEHPSIGGAAPTVLVSVRDADLEAGRGAAHADGISLPVSLRAARHMICTGGIQIITLNDAGRITRLGSPERCFTPHQRRAITLRDGGCLIPGCTVPAAWCEIHHVTPDNRGGPTHTDNGVLLCWYHHRTIDTSGWGIRMHHGAPQIRPPTWLDPHGTWRTATTSPTRLANLLESEWPELPWEDTA from the coding sequence ATGGCAGGCATTCGAGAGGCGCTCGACGAGATCGGCGCGCAACTCGCCGCCGTGTTCGCCGTCGACACGCCTCAGCGCCTCGACGACGAGGAGTTGCTGCTCGTGGCCGGCGCCTACGAAGCATTCGGCCGGGAGGTCGACGCGCACCGCGCGGCCCTCGCGGGCGAGGTCGCCGAACGCAGCCGGGTCGAGCTCGGCGCCGAACGACTCTCGGCACGCAAGGGCTGCCGTTCGCCCGTTGAACTCCTCGAACGGGTGACACAGGTCTCCGGGAGCGAGGCACGCCGCCGCGTCACCGTCGGGGCGGCGACCCGCCCCCGTGCCGGATTCACCGGTGAACCGCTGGCCCCCGAGCACCCGCACGTCGCTGCCGCGCTGACCGCGGGCGGCCTCGGCCTCGACGCCGCACACACCATCATCCGTGAACTCGGGCGCACCCGCACCGTCGCCGACCCCGCCCACCTCGACACCGCCGAGCGTGCACTCGTCGAGCAGGCCACCGGTACCGGTGACGGCGCACCGGTGCGGGCGTCCGCCGACGAACTGGCCGTGCAAGCCAGAGCATGGGCCGGCTTCCTCGACCAAGACGGCCCCGAACCCGACGATGAACGCGCCATGCGCCGCCGCGGCCTCCGACTCGGCCGCGCACGTGACGGGCTGATCGGCCTGAGCGGTGAACTCCTGCCAGAGATCGCCGCGAAACTGCAACGTCTCCTCGACGCCCACCTCTCCCCACGCTCCGGCGGCGGATTCCTCACCGAGGCCGAACGAGCCGACCTCGCCGTACAAGCCGAAACCCGCACCACCGACCAGCAACGCCACGACGTGCTCGCCGCGATCATCGACACCGCCGCCCGCTCCGGCGAACACCCCAGCATCGGCGGCGCCGCCCCCACCGTACTCGTCAGCGTCCGAGACGCCGACCTCGAAGCCGGCCGCGGCGCCGCCCACGCCGACGGCATCAGCCTGCCCGTCTCGCTCCGCGCGGCTCGACACATGATCTGCACCGGCGGCATCCAGATCATCACCCTCAACGACGCCGGCCGCATCACCCGACTCGGCTCCCCCGAACGCTGCTTCACCCCACACCAACGCCGCGCCATCACCCTCCGCGACGGCGGCTGCCTCATCCCCGGCTGCACCGTGCCCGCCGCCTGGTGCGAAATCCACCACGTCACCCCCGACAACCGCGGCGGCCCCACCCACACCGACAACGGCGTACTCCTCTGCTGGTACCACCACCGCACCATCGACACCTCCGGATGGGGCATCCGAATGCACCACGGCGCACCCCAGATCCGACCACCCACCTGGCTCGACCCCCACGGCACCTGGCGCACCGCCACCACCTCACCCACCCGACTCGCCAACCTCCTCGAATCGGAATGGCCTGAGCTCCCGTGGGAAGACACCGCGTAG
- a CDS encoding agmatine deiminase family protein, which yields MSWRMPSETAPHERTWMAFPVAGNVADEAPGGVERTFAAWAEVANTIAGFEPVSILVDPSELENAGRLLGPAVEIVECPVDEFWMRDHGPTFVIDDERPGVLGAVDWTFNGWGAPEWARWEKSAEHARFVADRVGAELVSSALVNEGGGIHVDGAGTVLLTETVQLDPRRNPYADKRRVEAEMARTIGATTAIWLPRGLTRDYDELGTNGHVDIVATLTSPGRVLVHSQRDPEHPDFEVSREIAALLAESTDAAGRTLQVTELPAPSVIRDDEGFVDYSYVNHLVVNGGVIACGFGDDEADAAARAILEAAYPGRRAVTVDARQIFAGGGGIHCITQQQPAV from the coding sequence ATGAGCTGGCGCATGCCGTCCGAGACCGCACCCCACGAGCGCACGTGGATGGCGTTCCCCGTCGCGGGCAACGTCGCCGACGAGGCGCCGGGGGGCGTCGAGCGCACATTCGCCGCCTGGGCCGAGGTCGCGAACACGATCGCCGGGTTCGAACCCGTGTCGATTCTCGTCGACCCGAGCGAGCTCGAGAATGCCGGCCGTCTGCTGGGTCCCGCGGTCGAGATCGTCGAATGCCCGGTCGACGAGTTCTGGATGCGCGACCACGGCCCGACCTTCGTCATCGACGATGAGCGCCCCGGCGTGCTCGGCGCGGTCGACTGGACCTTCAACGGCTGGGGCGCACCCGAGTGGGCCCGCTGGGAGAAGTCCGCCGAGCACGCCCGCTTCGTCGCCGATCGCGTCGGCGCAGAACTCGTCTCGAGCGCGCTCGTGAACGAGGGCGGCGGCATCCACGTCGACGGCGCCGGCACGGTGCTGCTCACCGAGACGGTGCAGCTCGATCCGCGCCGCAACCCCTACGCCGACAAGCGCCGCGTCGAGGCCGAGATGGCCCGCACGATCGGGGCCACGACGGCGATCTGGCTGCCCCGCGGCCTCACTCGCGACTACGACGAACTCGGCACGAACGGGCATGTCGACATCGTCGCGACCCTCACGTCGCCCGGCCGGGTGCTCGTGCACTCGCAGCGCGACCCCGAGCACCCCGACTTCGAGGTCAGCCGTGAGATCGCGGCGCTGCTGGCCGAGTCGACGGATGCCGCGGGGCGCACCCTCCAGGTCACCGAACTGCCGGCCCCCTCGGTCATCCGCGACGACGAGGGCTTCGTCGATTACAGCTACGTCAACCACCTGGTCGTCAACGGCGGCGTCATCGCGTGCGGCTTCGGCGACGACGAAGCGGATGCCGCGGCGCGCGCGATCCTCGAGGCGGCCTATCCCGGCCGGCGCGCCGTCACGGTCGACGCGCGCCAGATCTTCGCCGGCGGCGGCGGCATCCACTGCATCACGCAGCAGCAGCCCGCCGTCTGA
- a CDS encoding ROK family transcriptional regulator, with amino-acid sequence MAGRANNLDSPDAGRMRVSPGGVTGRMWVGRGGQFESQAAVRQKHLQRVLQHVLRDAGTATRASIARRTGLTSATISSLVAELITLGLVADGEHAESTGGKRPTTLRMDRSTFAIVAVVVRARSLRLGLLDLTGTTVAETTKSFASAPSADDIVQGIRELTGGLPHRLLAIGIQVPGTSDQGVVVESVQLGWSGVPIAQIIEDAVGAPAYLLNDADAEALADAAIDRETVSERLLVHLGEGVGSALTVGGILVRGFSGRAGEIGHVRVVFEAERTFCRCGLSGCLESTASLTAMLGDGFHDDLDDASIALLSTARDSHDRMALGTRALSRALRMLSAMLDPEEILIGGSAPSLGGEYLSMLQDEFEMYPAKGTRTVRIRYSRAGGFPFIGAAQFALRSELGVSWCALEELQPTVSAGPAGVRAAGD; translated from the coding sequence ATGGCAGGTCGTGCGAACAATCTCGACAGCCCTGACGCAGGTCGCATGCGGGTCTCGCCGGGCGGTGTCACCGGTCGGATGTGGGTCGGGCGCGGCGGCCAATTCGAGTCGCAGGCCGCGGTGCGCCAGAAGCATCTGCAGCGAGTGCTGCAGCACGTGCTCCGCGACGCCGGCACCGCGACTCGCGCGTCGATCGCCAGGAGGACGGGCCTCACCTCAGCCACGATCTCGTCGCTCGTCGCGGAGCTGATCACGCTCGGCCTCGTGGCCGACGGCGAGCACGCTGAGAGCACCGGCGGCAAGCGACCGACGACCCTCCGCATGGACCGGTCGACGTTCGCCATCGTCGCGGTCGTGGTGCGGGCGCGCTCGCTGCGACTCGGCCTGCTCGACCTCACGGGCACGACCGTCGCCGAGACGACGAAGTCGTTCGCCTCGGCGCCGTCGGCCGACGACATCGTGCAGGGCATTCGCGAGCTCACCGGCGGCCTTCCGCACCGCCTGCTCGCCATCGGCATCCAGGTGCCCGGCACATCCGACCAGGGCGTGGTCGTCGAGAGCGTGCAGCTCGGCTGGAGCGGCGTGCCGATCGCCCAGATCATCGAAGACGCCGTCGGCGCTCCCGCCTACCTGCTGAACGACGCCGACGCAGAGGCGCTGGCCGACGCTGCGATCGATCGCGAGACCGTCTCCGAACGCCTCCTCGTGCACCTGGGCGAGGGCGTCGGCTCCGCGCTCACGGTCGGCGGAATCCTCGTGCGGGGTTTCTCAGGGCGTGCCGGCGAGATCGGTCACGTGCGGGTCGTGTTCGAGGCCGAGCGCACCTTCTGCCGATGCGGGCTGAGCGGATGCCTCGAATCGACCGCGTCGTTGACGGCGATGCTCGGCGACGGGTTCCACGACGACCTCGACGATGCGTCGATCGCCCTGCTGTCGACAGCCCGCGACTCCCACGATCGCATGGCCCTCGGCACCAGAGCGCTCTCCCGCGCCCTGCGGATGCTCTCGGCGATGCTCGACCCCGAGGAGATCCTCATCGGCGGCTCCGCCCCGAGCCTCGGCGGCGAGTACCTGTCGATGCTCCAGGACGAATTCGAGATGTATCCCGCGAAGGGCACTCGAACGGTGCGCATCAGATACTCGAGGGCCGGCGGTTTCCCGTTCATCGGCGCAGCCCAGTTCGCCCTCCGCTCCGAGCTCGGCGTCTCATGGTGCGCCCTGGAGGAGCTGCAACCGACGGTCAGCGCCGGCCCCGCCGGCGTCAGGGCCGCCGGCGACTGA
- a CDS encoding TM0106 family RecB-like putative nuclease, translating into MYLVDGSVVTSASDLKKASECEFAFLRALDAKLGRIEKVPDPEDAMLERSGRLGDQHELRVLDAYRAELGDGVVEIERPDVRDPDAVAAAVEATRAAFDAGTPVVFQATFADEGFIGFADFIVRQPDGRYLVQDSKLARRARVTALLQLAAYAEQLERTGVPVADTVELLLGDGSTSVHRLADIAPVYRLRRARLEQIVADRVAESGPVAWGDPRYSLDGRCATCDLEVQAHRDVLLVAGLRVTQRVALFDAGITTIDELAASAGPVPGVLDATIENLRVQARLQLEAEAAELALDASSLRSPDDPPLPPPVVVRDAPSLAAIPEPDAGDLFFDFEGDPLYTEGASDDWGLDYLFGMVDDAEQFTPLWAHSFAEERVALEQFLELVALRRAAHPHMHIYHYASYERTHLLAMAARHGVGEAAVDQLLADGVFVDLYPIVKRAVRVGSRSYSIKKLEPLYMGTELREADVKSGGDSILEYVRARELAATGGVDPVTGLVGAAAAQHVLDDLADYNRYDCVSTLRLRDWLLGLAREAGVEPVPESLIVAAAKAAGKVYEPTPLAVHLQSVAGPPDDPDRDADHTALALAAAAIDYHDREAKSFWWSHYFRVEQPLEAWEDHRDVLVVDPVTSAVVQRWYREDHHRVDRRQVRLRGRIAPGSKFSVGGEPIALYEPPAPFPSNSLRPGSRAWHSVRVLEVFDDGVLIEETAVAGVEWQELPFAIAPGTPPPAGRQQGAILEWAQHLDRAFPRWPANPSVDVLRRIPPRTRSGNGLAPLGPTHDYVAAVTASLRDLDDSYLAVQGPPGTGKTYLASHVITELVGRHAWKIGVVAQSHAVVENVLDAVVRAGLDPELVAKAPKDAKDPGDHAYTFIAKNGVAEYTAAHDASGYVVGGTAWDFSNDNRVPRGSLDLLVIDEAGQFSLASTIASAVGARNLLLLGDPQQLPQVSQGNHPEPIDTSALGWITDGHDVLPAEFGYFLAESRRMHPAVAGPVSSLSYEGELHSHPAASQRSLDGVAPGVTALPIEHVGNTTSSPEEAAAVVELARSLLGRDWVDGVDSATAGATDAAATARPLTQRDLIVVTPYNAQLTVVRAALDAAGLTEVPVGTVDKFQGQEAAVAIVSLAASSAAAAPRGVEFLLLKNRLNVAISRAKWAAYLLYSPGLLDALPYTPDGVAQLSAFIRLVGVR; encoded by the coding sequence ATGTATCTGGTTGACGGTTCCGTCGTCACGAGCGCGAGCGACCTGAAGAAGGCCTCCGAGTGCGAGTTCGCATTCCTCCGCGCCCTCGACGCGAAGCTCGGCCGCATCGAGAAGGTGCCCGACCCCGAAGACGCGATGCTCGAGCGTTCGGGTCGCCTCGGCGACCAGCACGAGCTGCGCGTGCTCGACGCCTACCGCGCCGAGCTCGGTGACGGGGTCGTCGAGATCGAACGGCCCGACGTGCGCGACCCCGACGCCGTCGCCGCGGCCGTCGAAGCGACGCGGGCCGCGTTCGACGCCGGCACGCCCGTCGTCTTCCAGGCGACGTTCGCCGACGAGGGCTTCATCGGCTTCGCCGACTTCATCGTGCGCCAGCCCGACGGCCGCTACCTCGTGCAAGACTCCAAGCTCGCGCGCCGGGCGCGGGTCACCGCACTGCTGCAGCTCGCCGCCTACGCCGAGCAACTCGAGCGCACGGGCGTGCCGGTCGCCGACACCGTCGAGCTGCTGCTCGGCGACGGCTCGACGAGCGTGCACCGGCTCGCCGACATCGCCCCCGTCTACCGGCTGCGCCGCGCGCGACTCGAGCAGATCGTCGCCGACCGCGTCGCCGAGTCGGGCCCCGTCGCGTGGGGCGACCCGCGCTACTCGCTCGACGGCCGGTGCGCCACGTGCGACCTCGAAGTGCAGGCGCATCGTGACGTGCTGCTCGTCGCGGGGCTCAGGGTCACGCAGCGCGTCGCCCTGTTCGACGCCGGCATCACGACGATCGACGAGCTCGCGGCATCCGCTGGGCCGGTACCCGGCGTACTCGACGCGACGATCGAGAACCTGCGGGTGCAGGCGCGGCTGCAGCTCGAGGCCGAGGCGGCAGAGCTCGCACTGGATGCTTCGAGCCTCCGCTCCCCCGACGACCCGCCGCTGCCGCCGCCCGTCGTCGTGCGCGATGCGCCCTCACTCGCCGCAATTCCCGAGCCCGACGCCGGCGACCTGTTCTTCGACTTCGAGGGCGACCCGCTCTACACCGAGGGCGCCAGCGACGACTGGGGGCTCGATTACCTCTTCGGCATGGTCGACGACGCCGAGCAGTTCACCCCGCTCTGGGCGCACTCCTTCGCCGAAGAGCGGGTCGCACTCGAGCAGTTCCTCGAGCTCGTGGCGCTGCGCCGGGCGGCGCATCCGCACATGCACATCTACCACTACGCGAGCTACGAGCGCACGCACCTGCTCGCGATGGCCGCGCGGCACGGCGTCGGCGAGGCCGCGGTCGACCAATTGCTCGCCGACGGCGTCTTCGTCGACCTCTACCCGATCGTCAAGCGCGCGGTGCGCGTCGGCAGTCGCTCCTACTCGATCAAGAAGCTCGAACCGCTCTACATGGGCACCGAACTTCGCGAGGCCGACGTGAAGTCGGGCGGCGACTCGATCCTCGAGTACGTGCGGGCGCGCGAACTCGCCGCGACCGGTGGGGTCGATCCCGTCACCGGGCTCGTCGGCGCGGCGGCCGCCCAGCACGTGCTCGACGACCTTGCCGACTACAACCGCTACGACTGCGTCTCGACGCTGCGGCTGCGCGACTGGTTGCTCGGGCTCGCGCGCGAGGCGGGCGTCGAACCCGTGCCCGAGTCGCTCATCGTCGCGGCGGCCAAGGCGGCGGGCAAGGTCTACGAGCCCACCCCGCTGGCGGTGCACCTGCAATCGGTCGCGGGCCCGCCCGACGACCCCGACCGCGACGCCGACCACACGGCCCTTGCGCTCGCGGCGGCCGCCATCGACTATCACGACCGTGAGGCGAAGAGCTTCTGGTGGTCGCACTACTTCCGCGTCGAGCAGCCGCTCGAGGCGTGGGAAGATCACCGCGATGTGCTCGTCGTCGACCCCGTGACATCCGCCGTGGTGCAGCGCTGGTACCGCGAAGACCACCACCGCGTCGATCGACGGCAGGTGCGACTGCGCGGCCGCATCGCGCCCGGATCGAAGTTCAGCGTCGGCGGTGAGCCGATCGCGCTCTACGAGCCGCCCGCGCCGTTCCCGAGCAATTCGCTGCGGCCGGGGTCGCGAGCCTGGCACTCGGTGAGGGTGCTCGAGGTGTTCGACGATGGAGTGCTCATCGAAGAGACGGCCGTCGCCGGGGTCGAGTGGCAGGAGCTGCCGTTCGCGATCGCCCCCGGCACCCCGCCGCCGGCCGGTCGGCAGCAGGGGGCGATCCTCGAGTGGGCGCAGCACCTCGATCGCGCCTTCCCGCGCTGGCCGGCGAACCCCTCCGTCGACGTGCTGCGGCGCATCCCGCCGCGCACCCGCAGCGGCAACGGCCTCGCGCCACTCGGGCCGACGCACGACTACGTCGCCGCCGTCACCGCGTCGCTCCGCGACCTCGACGACTCGTACCTCGCGGTGCAGGGTCCGCCCGGCACCGGCAAGACGTACCTCGCCTCCCATGTCATCACCGAGCTCGTGGGTCGGCACGCGTGGAAGATCGGCGTCGTCGCCCAGTCGCACGCCGTCGTCGAGAACGTGCTCGACGCGGTCGTGCGGGCGGGCCTCGACCCCGAACTCGTCGCGAAGGCGCCGAAAGACGCGAAGGATCCCGGCGACCACGCCTACACCTTCATCGCGAAGAACGGCGTCGCCGAGTACACGGCGGCGCACGACGCGTCGGGGTACGTGGTCGGCGGCACCGCTTGGGACTTCTCGAACGACAACCGGGTGCCGCGCGGCTCGCTCGACCTGCTCGTCATCGACGAGGCGGGTCAGTTCTCGCTCGCCTCGACCATCGCCTCGGCGGTCGGCGCACGCAACCTGCTGCTGCTCGGCGATCCGCAGCAGTTGCCACAGGTCAGTCAGGGCAACCACCCTGAGCCGATCGACACCTCGGCGCTCGGCTGGATCACCGACGGCCACGACGTGTTGCCCGCCGAGTTCGGCTACTTCCTCGCCGAGAGCCGGCGTATGCATCCCGCCGTCGCGGGGCCGGTGTCGTCGCTCTCGTACGAGGGCGAACTGCACTCGCATCCTGCGGCCTCGCAGCGGTCGCTCGACGGTGTCGCCCCCGGCGTCACGGCCCTGCCCATCGAGCACGTCGGCAACACCACGTCGTCGCCCGAAGAGGCGGCGGCGGTCGTCGAACTCGCGCGCTCGCTACTCGGGCGCGACTGGGTCGACGGTGTGGATTCAGCGACGGCAGGGGCGACGGATGCCGCGGCAACCGCTCGCCCGCTGACGCAACGCGACCTCATCGTCGTGACGCCCTACAACGCCCAACTCACGGTCGTGCGCGCCGCCCTCGATGCTGCCGGGCTCACCGAGGTGCCGGTCGGCACGGTCGACAAGTTCCAGGGGCAGGAGGCGGCGGTCGCGATCGTCTCGCTCGCCGCATCCTCCGCCGCGGCGGCGCCTCGGGGTGTCGAGTTCCTGCTGCTGAAGAACCGGCTGAACGTGGCGATCTCGCGCGCCAAGTGGGCGGCGTATCTGCTCTATTCGCCCGGATTGCTCGACGCCCTGCCATACACACCCGACGGGGTGGCGCAGCTCAGCGCGTTCATCCGGCTCGTCGGCGTGCGCTGA
- a CDS encoding YdeI/OmpD-associated family protein, with product MRFETTMSQVGNNTGIEVPPEVIEALGAGKRPPVVVIVNGYEYRSTVAVMGGRFMISFSSDKRAASGIRGGDPIVVDLDLDTAPRTVEVPADLAAALEASGARAAFDALSPSARKAHVTAVEGAKAAETRQRRVDGIAAKLSNV from the coding sequence ATGCGATTCGAGACGACGATGTCCCAGGTCGGCAACAACACCGGCATCGAGGTGCCGCCCGAGGTGATCGAGGCGCTCGGCGCCGGCAAGAGACCGCCCGTCGTCGTGATCGTGAACGGCTACGAGTACCGCAGCACGGTGGCGGTCATGGGTGGCCGGTTCATGATCTCGTTCAGCTCCGACAAGCGTGCAGCGAGCGGAATCCGCGGCGGCGACCCGATCGTCGTCGACCTCGACCTGGACACGGCACCGCGCACGGTCGAGGTGCCGGCCGATCTCGCCGCAGCCCTCGAGGCGTCGGGTGCTCGGGCGGCGTTCGACGCCCTTTCGCCGAGCGCGAGGAAGGCGCATGTCACGGCAGTCGAAGGCGCCAAGGCCGCCGAGACCAGGCAGCGCCGCGTCGACGGAATCGCGGCGAAGCTCTCGAACGTGTGA
- a CDS encoding amidase, with translation MSFDVVEASIAALRSGLESGAATSVDLVEAYLARVAAFDAPETSTALNALVVLNPDALAEARASDARRARGETRGPLDGIPYTAKDSYLAEGLTAAAGSPAFEHLVAQRDAFTIERLRAGGAVLIGLTNMPPMANGGMQRGVYGRAESPYNAEYLTAAFGSGSSNGSGTATAASFAAFGLGEETWSSGRAPASNNGLCAYTPSRGVISVRGNWPLVPTMDVVVPHTRTMADLFEVLDVIVADDAETRGDFWRVQPWIEIPAASAVRPGSYLSLLPRAGALAGRRIGVPRMYVNADPEAGTAEPGRSPGIGGPTGQRIETRGSVMELWEAARRDLESAGAEVVLVDFPVVSNYEGDRPGAPTIATRGFVSPEYLRREIVDLSAWAWNDFLDANGDPALCALAGVDGSRIFPHPEGALPDRYTGFDDDIAEYPDWARAHPGAALADMPELEAGLRGLEETRRVDLEQWMDELGLDAVAFPAVADVGPADMDVDEASADLGWRNGVWVANGNLVPRHLGIPTVTVPMGVMRDIRMPVGLTFAGRAYDDSALLALAAAFEALPTPTARRVAPPRTPRLD, from the coding sequence ATGAGCTTCGATGTGGTCGAGGCGTCGATCGCAGCACTGCGCTCGGGGCTCGAGTCGGGGGCCGCGACATCCGTCGATCTCGTCGAGGCGTATCTCGCCCGCGTCGCCGCGTTCGACGCGCCCGAGACCTCGACCGCGCTCAATGCGCTCGTGGTGTTGAACCCCGACGCGCTCGCCGAGGCACGTGCCTCCGACGCCCGTCGCGCCCGCGGCGAGACGCGCGGCCCGCTCGACGGCATCCCGTACACCGCCAAAGACAGTTACCTCGCCGAGGGCCTCACCGCAGCAGCCGGGAGCCCCGCATTCGAGCACCTCGTCGCCCAGCGCGACGCATTCACGATCGAGCGCCTGCGGGCCGGCGGCGCGGTGCTGATCGGCCTCACGAACATGCCGCCCATGGCGAACGGCGGCATGCAGCGCGGCGTCTACGGGCGAGCCGAGAGCCCGTACAACGCCGAGTACCTCACCGCCGCGTTCGGCTCGGGTTCGTCGAACGGATCGGGCACCGCGACGGCCGCGTCGTTCGCGGCGTTCGGCCTCGGCGAAGAGACCTGGTCGAGCGGCCGGGCGCCCGCCTCGAACAACGGGCTCTGCGCGTACACCCCCTCGAGGGGTGTCATCTCGGTGCGGGGCAACTGGCCGCTCGTGCCCACGATGGACGTCGTCGTGCCGCACACGCGCACGATGGCCGACCTGTTCGAGGTGCTCGACGTGATCGTCGCCGACGACGCCGAGACGCGCGGCGACTTCTGGCGCGTGCAGCCGTGGATCGAGATCCCCGCGGCATCCGCTGTTCGCCCCGGCTCCTATCTCTCGCTGCTGCCGCGCGCGGGCGCGTTGGCGGGCAGGCGCATCGGTGTGCCGCGCATGTACGTGAACGCCGACCCCGAGGCCGGCACGGCAGAGCCGGGCCGCTCGCCCGGCATCGGCGGCCCGACCGGGCAGCGCATCGAGACCCGCGGCTCCGTCATGGAACTCTGGGAGGCGGCGCGCCGCGACCTCGAGTCCGCGGGTGCCGAGGTCGTGCTCGTCGACTTCCCGGTGGTCTCGAACTACGAGGGCGACCGCCCGGGCGCCCCGACGATCGCGACCCGCGGCTTCGTGAGCCCTGAGTACCTGCGCCGCGAGATCGTCGACCTCTCGGCGTGGGCGTGGAACGACTTCCTCGACGCCAACGGCGACCCCGCACTGTGCGCGCTCGCCGGCGTCGACGGATCCCGCATCTTCCCGCACCCCGAGGGCGCACTGCCCGATCGGTACACGGGCTTCGACGACGACATCGCCGAGTATCCCGACTGGGCGCGGGCGCACCCCGGCGCGGCGCTCGCCGACATGCCCGAGCTCGAGGCGGGGCTCCGCGGCCTCGAAGAGACACGGCGGGTCGACCTCGAGCAGTGGATGGACGAGCTCGGCCTCGATGCCGTCGCCTTCCCCGCCGTCGCCGACGTCGGGCCCGCCGATATGGATGTCGACGAGGCATCCGCCGATCTCGGCTGGCGCAACGGTGTCTGGGTCGCGAACGGCAATCTGGTTCCGCGTCACCTCGGCATTCCGACGGTCACGGTTCCGATGGGCGTCATGCGAGACATCCGGATGCCGGTGGGCCTCACCTTCGCCGGGCGCGCTTACGACGACTCGGCCCTGCTGGCGCTCGCCGCCGCGTTCGAGGCGCTGCCGACCCCGACCGCACGCCGCGTGGCGCCGCCGCGCACGCCGCGACTGGACTGA